The Acidobacteriota bacterium genome includes the window CGTTCTGCAGGCCGTACTTGCGGGCGGTGGCGGCTTCCGCCTCCAGGGTTTCATCGATGGCCCGCTTGGCCCCTTCCAGGTCTGCCGGAGAAAGGACCTCGGGGATGATGGTGTAGCCCTCTTCGGTCAGCCTGTCGGCATGCCGATCCAGTTCGGTGGGACTGAGCCTTGAAGTGTTCATTTCCGGTTCTTCCTCTCCATCTTCAGCCGTTGCCCGAATGCAAGAGCCGGAACGGGTCGATCGGCTGCCGCCGGCGGTTGTCCGACCTCCCGTCAAGCCTCGGCCGACACCTCCACCCGGGTGACTCGCAAGGGTTTGTCCGATCCGGCGCCGCGGGCCAACAGCTTGAGATCCAGCCGGTTGCGGCCCTTCCTGAGCCGGTTGACGGGAAGTTCGAGCCGCAGGGCCTGGAACCGCATGTCGTACGATTCTCCGGCGGGGAAGCCCAGGATTCCCTGTCCGGCCGGCGGACTGACCTCGTAACCCACCTGCTGCCAGTGGCTGGATACGTGCAGTTCCGCGGGTTCCAGCGGCTGCCCATTGAGTACCAGGTTCAAGACGTCTCCCGTCCTGTGGTAATGCATGCCGATCCACAATTCAGCCTTCCGGGGGCGGTTCGTCCTGGATCTCGGATCATCCGCGATGGGAACCCGGAGGGTCTTTGCCTTGCCGTTGGGGTTCAGGTCGAAAGGGAGCGGGGCATCCCGGAGGGCGGTGTTGTAGCGAATGGCGTCGGTTACGGGAGTGAAGGGCGTCGAGTCGAATCGATGGACGGTTGTGTAGTGCTTGGTTGTACTGGGCAGGGTCGTCGGATCGGCAATCTCATTCAACAGGGGCTTCCGCCATGGCCCGTAGGTGAACCAGTTGAAGGTGTAGAGGCCGTCGGCTCCGTCACGCCAGAGGTTGGCCGCGCTGCCCCGAATCACGGCATCGGGACTGACTCGGTATCCATTGCCATACATGTAGAGGCAGGGATAGATGGGCAGGTCTGCGCGGGTCATCAGTTGTCGAAACTCTTTCAAATTCGGCAGTTCGGTCAATCCCTGTCCCAGGATCAGAAAGTCCACCAGGTCCTCGGAAATCCAGGTGGGGACGTCGTAACCTCCTTCCAGGCACCACTCCAGGCGCTCCGGAACCCGTACGCCCAGCTCAATGGGTCTACCGCGGCGCCGGCCTCGTTCTCGCAGGCTCCGGCGCACCGAGCGCATGAAGCTGTTGAGGTGTTTGGCGTTCTCGCGTTCCGTGCCCCGCGGAAAGTTCAGGGTGTGGCGAAGCCAGTCCAACTCGATGCCGTCGAAATCCCAGCGATCGAAAAATTCCTCGATCACTCGCAGCTTGAGCTCGCGGACCTGGGGTTTTTCGAAATTGAGCGCCGTCCACCAACGCAGATTGGAAAGCCAATCGGGATTGAGACGCTTGAAGGTGGGCAGTTCCGGGTTGGGCAACTGCCCGCGCCCTCGAAGGGCATCGTGGCAATCGTTCATGCGCAGGGAAACGAAGGCCTCCAGACCTCGGCGGCGGCACTCCTCGACCACAACCGCCGGGGGATTGTGTCCGGCGTCGGCCAGCGACTTCGGGTTCCGGTACTGATCCTTGGGGTCCACCGGGATGCCGGCGTGCCAGGTTCTTTCCTCGGGGAATTGGAAGTTGTCGGCTTCTCCCGGCCACTCCAGCACCCGGCTCTGGTATTCGGCCACGTTTCCGCTGCCGAAGCTGAAGAGCACGGTATCCACGGCCGAGCCCTCAATGGGAGCGAACACCAGGGAAGTGAACTGGTCGCGGGTCAGAGGGCCCTTGGAGTGCGGCAGGGCGGCGCGGCCCCAGCAGTGGATCATGGAGCCGTCCCAGTTGAACAGGAGGCGGCGTTTCCGGGGAGAGGCGGTCCTGGAAGGGAGAGCAGCGGCAGGCCGCAGCAGACGGGCGGCTCCGGCGGCACCCATGGCCAGAAAGCCGCGCCGGGTGACCGTTCCGGTTTCCATCAGGCGATCATCTCCTTGATCAAGTGACCGCCCAGATCGGTGAGACGTTTGAAACGCCCGCCGTGATAGTAGGTCAGGCGCATATCGTCCAACCCCATCAAGTGGAGGATGGTGGCATGCAGATCGTGAATGTGATAGCGGTTTTCGACGGCCCGGCGTCCCATTTCGTCGGTCGCTCCCACCACGGTCCCCCGCTTGACGCCCCCGCCGGCAAACCACATGGCCATGGCTTCCTTGTTGTGCTCGCGCCCCATGGTCTCCTTCACCAGGCCGCGGCCGCTTGCAGAGGTGCGCCCGAATTCTCCTCCCCAGACCACCAGGGTTTCGTCCAGCAGGCCACGCTGCTTCAGGTCCTGCAGAAGACCCGCGATCGGCCGGTCGGTTTCCAGACCCCTGCGGGAGTGTTCCTTGGTGAGATCGAAGTGGGAATCCCAACTGCTATTGAAAACCTGGATGAATCGGACGCCGCGCTCCACCATCCGCCTGGCCATCAGGCACTTTCGTCCCATGGGCTCGGTGACGGCGTTGTTCAGGCCATAGAGTTCCCGAATGCTCTCGGGTTCCTTCTCCAGGTCGAGGGCCTCGGGGACCGAGGTCTGCATCCGGAAGGCCAGCTCATAGTTGCGGATGCGAGCCTGCAGGTCATCCTTGACCGGATTGGAACGCAGGTGGTCTCGATTCCACTTGTTGATCAGGCGCAGATTGGCCGCTTGTCGGCCTCGGGTCACCCCTTCAGGCGGCTTCAGATCGACGATGGGCGGCCCCACCAGATTCAGCAGGGTGCCTTGATAAATGGCCGGCAGATACCCGTTGGACCAATTTTGGGGGCCGTGGATAAAGCGGTAGTCGGGCAGGATCACAAAGGCGGGCAAATTCTGGTTCTCGGTGCCCAGGCCATAGACCATCCAGGAACCCAGGGAGGGACTGCCCGGCATGGGTCGGCCCAGGTTCATGAGCAGGCTGCCGGCGGTGTGGTTGTCGCTGTCGGTGTAGAGAGAACGAACCACCGACATTTCGTCGACCCACTCGCCCAAGTGAGGAAAAAGCTCGGAGACCTCGATGCCGCTCTTTCCCCTTTTGCTGAACCGGAAGGGACTGCCGATATAGAGGAGCTTGGCGTCTTCGGGTTGGTCCGGTCCGCCGCTGGCGACCGTTCCGTGGTGCCGGGTGAGATCCGGTTTGGGGTCGAAGGTATCCATGTGGCCGGGACCTCCGCCCATGAACAGGAAGATGCAGGACTTGGCCTTGGCCGTCAGGTGGGGGGGCTTGGGGGCCAGTGGGCTGGCGGGAGATTCCGAGGCCAGCAGGGTCTCTCTTTGCATCAGGTAGGACAGGGCCAATCCCCCCAAA containing:
- a CDS encoding DUF1501 domain-containing protein encodes the protein MAYGPPKWNPVPSSRNGPQTGPVGRRHFLLQGGVGLGGLALSYLMQRETLLASESPASPLAPKPPHLTAKAKSCIFLFMGGGPGHMDTFDPKPDLTRHHGTVASGGPDQPEDAKLLYIGSPFRFSKRGKSGIEVSELFPHLGEWVDEMSVVRSLYTDSDNHTAGSLLMNLGRPMPGSPSLGSWMVYGLGTENQNLPAFVILPDYRFIHGPQNWSNGYLPAIYQGTLLNLVGPPIVDLKPPEGVTRGRQAANLRLINKWNRDHLRSNPVKDDLQARIRNYELAFRMQTSVPEALDLEKEPESIRELYGLNNAVTEPMGRKCLMARRMVERGVRFIQVFNSSWDSHFDLTKEHSRRGLETDRPIAGLLQDLKQRGLLDETLVVWGGEFGRTSASGRGLVKETMGREHNKEAMAMWFAGGGVKRGTVVGATDEMGRRAVENRYHIHDLHATILHLMGLDDMRLTYYHGGRFKRLTDLGGHLIKEMIA